Proteins from a genomic interval of Caulobacter sp. NIBR1757:
- a CDS encoding rhodanese-like domain-containing protein, whose translation MKSNTPVPEAVAGFAARLKEALTMTSPVTDMTPHAVHDALRAGEILLVDVREPAEFIAARIHGAVNYPLSTFDPAVALKAVDPARVVLQCGSGKRSAMAAARCQAAGIAVTRHLGGGIGAWQAAGLPVIDINAATGSQRDPG comes from the coding sequence ATGAAATCTAATACCCCTGTCCCCGAGGCCGTCGCCGGCTTCGCGGCCCGCCTGAAGGAGGCCCTGACCATGACCAGCCCCGTGACCGATATGACCCCCCACGCTGTTCACGACGCCCTGCGCGCCGGCGAAATCCTGCTTGTTGATGTGCGCGAGCCCGCTGAGTTCATCGCCGCCCGCATCCATGGCGCGGTCAACTATCCCCTCTCCACCTTCGATCCTGCCGTGGCCCTGAAGGCCGTCGATCCGGCGCGCGTCGTGCTGCAGTGCGGCTCCGGCAAGCGGTCGGCCATGGCCGCCGCCCGCTGCCAGGCGGCCGGCATCGCCGTCACCCGCCACCTGGGCGGCGGCATCGGGGCCTGGCAGGCCGCCGGACTGCCCGTGATCGACATCAATGCGGCCACGGGCAGTCAGCGCGATCCTGGCTGA
- a CDS encoding efflux RND transporter periplasmic adaptor subunit, with translation MTFPRSLALSLAVLTIGLPLAACGKTDKPAAEVQAPARGVITAAFRVAPEMKPVAGEITTRDMADARARIGGTVTRLTVREGDRVRAGQVVAFITDARLGLETSAYESMVSAAAGEAARANADLGRTRSLYDKGVYAKARLDQAEAAAKAANGNLNAARARRAASAEVGAQGAIIAPSAGRVLKADVPLGSVVAAGQSVAQITAGPIVVRISLPEGQARALRVGAPVEVWPEGPGGASLTGQVTQAYPSVDAGLVTADVTVAGLSDALIGRRVTARVQVGERQALILPRRYVVTRFGIDYVRLVRSGGQVEDSPVQTAPGPLAEEIEVLSGLTAGDRIALPEASR, from the coding sequence ATGACTTTTCCCCGGTCCCTCGCCCTGTCCCTGGCGGTCCTGACCATCGGGCTGCCTTTGGCCGCCTGCGGCAAGACCGACAAGCCCGCCGCCGAGGTCCAGGCCCCGGCGCGAGGGGTGATCACCGCCGCCTTCCGGGTCGCGCCGGAGATGAAGCCCGTGGCGGGCGAGATCACCACCCGCGACATGGCGGACGCGCGAGCCCGCATCGGCGGAACGGTGACCCGCCTGACGGTTCGGGAAGGCGACAGGGTGCGGGCCGGCCAGGTCGTGGCCTTCATCACCGACGCCCGTCTGGGTCTGGAAACCTCGGCCTACGAGTCCATGGTCAGCGCGGCGGCGGGCGAGGCCGCCCGGGCCAACGCGGATCTGGGTCGCACCCGCTCGCTGTATGACAAGGGCGTCTACGCCAAGGCCCGCCTCGACCAGGCCGAGGCCGCCGCCAAGGCCGCCAACGGCAATCTCAACGCCGCCCGCGCCCGCCGCGCCGCCAGCGCCGAGGTCGGGGCCCAGGGGGCCATCATCGCGCCTTCGGCCGGCCGGGTGCTGAAGGCCGACGTGCCGCTCGGCTCCGTCGTGGCGGCGGGCCAGTCGGTCGCTCAGATCACCGCCGGCCCGATCGTCGTCAGGATCAGCCTGCCCGAGGGCCAGGCCCGCGCCCTGCGGGTCGGCGCCCCCGTCGAGGTCTGGCCTGAGGGTCCGGGCGGAGCTTCCCTCACCGGCCAGGTCACCCAGGCCTACCCCTCGGTCGACGCGGGCCTGGTGACCGCCGACGTCACGGTCGCCGGCCTGTCCGACGCGCTGATCGGCCGCCGGGTGACCGCCCGGGTTCAGGTGGGGGAGCGCCAGGCGCTGATCCTGCCGCGCCGCTACGTCGTCACCCGCTTCGGCATCGACTACGTCCGCCTGGTCCGCTCCGGCGGCCAGGTCGAGGACAGCCCGGTGCAGACGGCGCCGGGACCGCTGGCCGAGGAGATCGAGGTGCTGTCCGGCCTGACCGCCGGGGATCGCATCGCCCTGCCGGAGGCCTCGCGGTGA
- the cydB gene encoding cytochrome d ubiquinol oxidase subunit II, giving the protein MDLPLDYPTLRIIWWGLMGVLLIGFALTDGFDMGVAALLPFVARNDGERRMVINTVGPTWEGNQVWFILGGGAIFAAWPFVYAVSFSGFYLAMFAVLASLILRPVGFKYRSKRPGRIWRSTWDWALFVGGFAPALVFGVAVGNVIQGIPFRLDGDLRAFYEGTFLGLFTPFTLIAGLLSVAMLVLHGAAWLTMKTEHGPVRDRARRFGVVAGIASIVLFAIGGAFVAFGNLGFRLESALDMAAASNPARGVTVAAPGAWLANYAAYPWMILAPVLGFLGALLATLGVARGKELPAFAGSSISALGIISTVGLSMFPYILPSSIDPRSSLTAFNASSSHMTLFIMLLVTIIFLPIVLGYTAWAFKVMWGRVTTRAVTTGADYY; this is encoded by the coding sequence ATGGACCTGCCCCTCGACTACCCGACGCTCCGCATCATCTGGTGGGGCCTCATGGGCGTGCTGTTGATCGGCTTCGCCCTCACCGACGGCTTCGACATGGGGGTCGCCGCGCTGCTGCCCTTTGTCGCCCGCAACGACGGCGAGCGGCGGATGGTGATCAACACCGTCGGCCCGACCTGGGAAGGCAACCAGGTGTGGTTCATCCTCGGCGGCGGCGCGATCTTCGCGGCCTGGCCCTTTGTCTACGCCGTCAGCTTCTCGGGCTTCTACCTGGCGATGTTCGCCGTGCTGGCCTCGCTGATCCTCCGGCCCGTCGGCTTCAAGTACCGCTCCAAGCGTCCGGGCAGGATCTGGCGCTCGACCTGGGACTGGGCCCTGTTCGTCGGCGGCTTCGCCCCGGCCCTGGTGTTCGGCGTCGCGGTCGGCAACGTCATCCAGGGCATTCCCTTCCGGCTGGATGGCGACCTGCGCGCCTTCTACGAGGGAACCTTCCTCGGCCTGTTCACCCCCTTCACCCTGATCGCCGGCCTGCTGTCGGTCGCCATGCTGGTGCTGCACGGGGCGGCCTGGCTGACCATGAAGACCGAGCATGGCCCGGTGCGGGACCGGGCGCGCCGCTTCGGCGTCGTCGCTGGCATCGCGTCGATCGTGCTGTTCGCGATCGGCGGGGCCTTCGTCGCCTTCGGCAACCTCGGCTTCCGCCTGGAAAGCGCCCTCGACATGGCGGCCGCCTCCAACCCCGCCCGCGGCGTGACGGTCGCCGCTCCCGGCGCCTGGCTGGCCAACTACGCGGCCTATCCCTGGATGATCCTGGCTCCCGTGCTCGGGTTCCTCGGGGCCCTGCTGGCGACCCTGGGCGTCGCCAGGGGCAAGGAGCTTCCGGCCTTTGCCGGCTCGTCGATCTCGGCCCTCGGCATCATTTCGACCGTCGGCCTGTCGATGTTCCCCTACATCCTGCCCTCGTCCATCGACCCCCGGTCCAGCCTGACGGCCTTCAACGCCTCATCCAGCCACATGACCCTGTTCATCATGCTGCTGGTCACCATCATCTTCCTGCCGATCGTGCTGGGCTACACCGCCTGGGCCTTCAAGGTGATGTGGGGCCGGGTGACCACCCGGGCCGTCACCACCGGCGCCGACTACTACTGA
- the cydX gene encoding cytochrome bd-I oxidase subunit CydX translates to MWYFTWILGVLLAVGFGILNGIWHELQLADAGDSGEDEM, encoded by the coding sequence ATGTGGTACTTCACCTGGATCCTCGGCGTCCTTCTGGCGGTGGGCTTCGGCATCCTCAACGGCATCTGGCACGAGCTGCAGCTGGCGGACGCCGGCGACAGCGGCGAGGACGAGATGTAG